The Candidatus Nitrosotalea sinensis genome contains a region encoding:
- a CDS encoding S6e family ribosomal protein yields the protein MATFKLNISDKKGKTITKEVKDKDAGPFLGLTIGAEVDAALVGEAGKLKITGGSDKSGVPLREDIHGGARKYIMLSKGVGLREAEKGQRIRKLVRGNTVSEEVYQLNCFYDGELKVEEKPAETEEKKA from the coding sequence TTGGCCACATTCAAGCTAAACATATCCGATAAGAAGGGAAAAACCATTACCAAGGAGGTAAAGGATAAGGACGCAGGACCATTCTTGGGCCTTACAATAGGTGCTGAGGTTGATGCTGCTCTAGTCGGAGAAGCAGGAAAGCTCAAGATAACTGGCGGTAGCGACAAGTCTGGAGTGCCATTGCGTGAAGACATTCACGGCGGTGCTCGAAAATATATCATGCTATCAAAAGGAGTTGGACTGCGAGAAGCTGAAAAGGGCCAGAGAATTAGAAAACTTGTACGAGGAAATACTGTATCAGAAGAAGTCTACCAGCTAAACTGTTTCTATGATGGAGAATTGAAGGTAGAAGAAAAACCAGCTGAGACAGAAGAGAAAAAGGCATAG